In Anomaloglossus baeobatrachus isolate aAnoBae1 chromosome 3, aAnoBae1.hap1, whole genome shotgun sequence, one genomic interval encodes:
- the CAPN11 gene encoding calpain-11, translating to MAAFGSAGKMMPFGGIASRLKIDRLKASGVGSHDCAVKYLKQDFETLRQSCLENGALFEDPHFPAITSSMGFKELGPGSSKVQGVRWKRPSEIVSDPQFIVGGATRTDICQGALGDCWLLAAIGSLTLNEDLLHRVVPHGQSFQEDYAGIFHFQIWQFGEWVDVVIDDRLPVKDGELVFVHSAECSEFWSALLEKAYAKLNGSYEALSGGSTTEGFEDFTGGVAMMYELRKAPRDLDKIISRALARGSLLGCSIDITSAFDMEAITFKKLVKGHAYSVTGLKEVNYRGQVEKLIRIRNPWGQVEWTGAWSDNSSEWNEVDPSEREDLRLKMEDGEFWMSFQEFLRQFSRLEICNLTPDALCSDELSKWHTTMYEGTWRRGSTAGGCRNNPATFWINPQFKITLLEEDDDPDDNELACSFMVALMQKNRRRERKVGGDMHTIGFAVYEVPDEFKGCQSVHLKKDFFLRHQSCARSETFINLREVSNQIRLPPGEYLIVPSTFEPNKEGDFVLRVFTEKQSETQELDEEVSADLADQEEICEDDVDDSFKNMFRQLAGADMEISVFELRTILNRVVSRHKDLKTDGFSMEACRQMVNLMDKDGSGKLGVVEFQILWNKIRSWLGVFREHDLDKSGTMSSYELRMALEAVGFRLNNKLMQVLVARYADNDLGIDFDNFVCCLVKLEAMFRFFRGIDPEGSGAAEMDLGEWLTLTMCG from the exons CAGGGAAGATGATGCCGTTTGGGGGGATCGCATCAAGGCTGAAGATCGATCGTCTGAAGGCGTCCGGTGTGGGGTCTCATGACTGCGCCGTGAAATACCTGAAGCAGGATTTTGAGACTCTGCGTCAGTCCTGCCTGGAGAATGGGGCGCTGTTTGAGGATCCCCACTTCCCAGCCATCACTTCTTCCATGGGCTTCAAGGAGCTGGGTCCCGGCTCCAGCAAAGTACAAGGGGTTCGATGGAAGCGGCCATCA GAAATTGTCTCGGATCCACAGTTCATCGTTGGTGGTGCCACCAGAACAGACATCTGTCAGGGGGCCCTGG GCGATTGCTGGCTCTTGGCTGCTATTGGCTCTCTGACGCTGAACGAGGATCTCCTGCACCGGGTCGTTCCTCATGGGCAGAGCTTCCAGGAAGACTATGCCGGAATTTTCCATTTCCAG ATCTGGCAGTTCGGGGAATGGGTGGACGTAGTTATCGATGACCGGCTGCCGGTGAAGGACGGAGAATTGGTCTTTGTTCATTCTGCTGAGTGCTCAGAGTTTTGGAGTGCGCTGCTGGAGAAGGCATACGCCAA GCTGAATGGTTCCTATGAGGCCCTCTCTGGCGGCAGCACCACGGAGGGGTTTGAAGACTTTACTGGTGGGGTTGCCATGATGTATGAACTGCGAAAAGCCCCACGTGACCTGGACAAAATCATCAGCCGAGCACTGGCCCGAGGGTCCCTGCTGGGCTGCTCCATTGAT ATCACCAGTGCCTTTGATATGGAAGCCATTACCTTCAAGAAGTTGGTGAAAGGCCACGCGTATTCTGTAACGGGTCTCAAAGAG GTAAATTACCGAGGTCAGGTGGAGAAGCTCATCCGCATTCGCAATCCTTGGGGCCAAGTGGAGTGGACAGGAGCTTGGAGTGATAA CTCTTCTGAGTGGAACGAGGTTGATCCTTCAGAGCGGGAAGACCTGCGTCTGAAGATGGAGGACGGCGAGTTCTG GATGTCCTTCCAAGAATTCCTGCGCCAGTTTTCACGACTGGAGATCTGTAATCTCACCCCTGACGCACTATGCTCAGACGAGCTCAGCAAGTGGCACACGACCATGTATGAGGGGACCTGGCGGAGGGGCAGCACGGCCGGGGGTTGCCGGAACAATCCAG CCACCTTTTGGATCAACCCTCAGTTTAAGATCACGCTCCTGGAAGAGGACGACGACCCGGATGATAACGAGCTCGCCTGCAGCTTCATGGTGGCGCTCATGCAGAAAAACCGGCGGCGGGAGAGGAAAGTGGGTGGAGACATGCACACCATCGGCTTCGCGGTGTATGAG GTCCCAGATGAG TTTAAGGGCTGCCAGTCCGTTCACCTTAAGAAGGATTTCTTCCTGCGGCACCAGTCCTGCGCCCGCTCTGAGACCTTCATAAACCTGCGGGAAGTGAGTAACCAGATCCGCCTGCCCCCCGGGGAGTATCTCATCGTCCCATCCACCTTCGAGCCGAACAAGGAGGGAGACTTCGTGCTGAGAGTCTTCACGGAAAAACAGTCAGAAACGCA GGAGCTGGATGAAGAGGTGTCTGCGGATCTGGCAGATCAG GAAGAGATCTGTGAGGACGACGTGGACGATTCCTTTAAGAACATGTTCCGGCAGCTGGCGGGAGCG GACATGGAGATTAGTGTCTTCGAGCTGCGGACCATCCTGAACAGAGTGGTGTCTCGAC ACAAGGACTTGAAGACGGACGGGTTCAGCATGGAGGCCTGCCGGCAGATGGTTAACCTGATGGAC AAAGACGGCAGCGGGAAGCTCGGGGTTGTGGAGTTCCAGATCCTATGGAACAAAATCCGGAGCTGGCTG GGCGTCTTCCGGGAGCACGATCTGGACAAGTCCGGAACCATGAGCTCCTACGAGCTGCGCATGGCGCTGGAGGCCGTAG GGTTCCGGCTCAATAATAAGCTGATGCAGGTCCTGGTCGCTCGTTACGCTGACAACGATCTGGGAATTGACTTTGACAACTTTGTGTGCTGCCTGGTGAAGCTGGAGGCCATGTTCC gattTTTCAGGGGCATCGACCCTGAGGGCAGCGGAGCAGCGGAGATGGACCTGGGCGAG TGGCTGACGCTGACGATGTGCGGGTAG